The following are from one region of the Vicia villosa cultivar HV-30 ecotype Madison, WI unplaced genomic scaffold, Vvil1.0 ctg.004160F_1_1, whole genome shotgun sequence genome:
- the LOC131641847 gene encoding GDSL esterase/lipase At5g22810-like encodes MSTSAFSTFFLLVVVFLVPINGKPKVPALFTFGDSSLDVGCNNNLNTLAKANYSPYGRDFENHIPTGRFCNGKLTIDYASETLGFTSHQPPYPTLNIKGDNLLNGASFASSGSGYHESTARLYNVFTMNEQLEFFKDYQRELIKVAGKPNALSIISGGVYLVGAGTGDFLLNYYINPLQYRVYTAYQFSDILVQSYSDFIQKLYALGARKIGVPSLVPIGCLPAAITIFGFTSNKCVSKFNNAAIYFNQRLNSTSLNLLKMLPGLNLKVLETYQLFYDIVSKPSQYGFTEARKGCCGTGLIELSILCNRLAIGTCADASKYVFWDSFHPTDAFNKIMAAHLLSEASPLLS; translated from the exons ATGAGTACAAGTGCTTTCTCAACCTTTtttcttcttgttgttgtttttcttgtTCCCATTAATGGAAAACCTAAGGTCCCTGCATTGTTCACCTTTGGTGACTCTAGTCTTGATGTTGGGTGTAACAATAATCTAAATACACTTGCTAAAGCAAACTACTCTCCTTatggtagagattttgagaatCATATTCCCACTGGAAGATTTTGCAATGGAAAACTTACTATTGACTATGCAT CTGAAACTCTTGGATTTACCTCTCACCAACCTCCTTACCCCACTTTAAATATCAAAGGAGATAACCTCTTGAATGGTGCTAGCTTTGCTTCATCTGGTTCTGGCTACCATGAGTCTACAGCAAGATTatat AATGTATTTACAATGAATGAGCAATTAGAGTTCTTCAAGGATTATCAAAGAGAATTGATAAAAGTAGCAGGAAAACCAAATGCACTATCCATTATATCTGGTGGTGTGTATCTTGTTGGTGCAGGGACTggtgattttttattaaattattacatAAATCCATTGCAATACAGGGTGTATACAGCTTATCAATTTTCAGACATTCTTGTGCAATCCTACTCTGATTTCATTCAG AAATTATATGCGCTAGGAGCAAGAAAAATTGGTGTGCCATCATTAGTTCCAATAGGTTGCTTGCCTGCTGCCATCACTATATTTGGGTTTACTAGCAACAAATGTGTGTCCAAATTCAACAATGCTGCTATTTACTTTAATCAGAGGCTCAACTCAACATCTCTGAATTTGCTAAAAATGCTTCCCGGTCTCAATTTGAAGGTTCTTGAGACTTACCAACTTTTCTATGATATAGTCTCCAAACCCTCTCAATACG GATTTACTGAAGCAAGGAAGGGTTGTTGTGGGACAGGCTTGATAGAGCTTTCGATACTTTGCAATCGACTTGCCATTGGAACATGTGCTGATGCATCTAAATATGTGTTTTGGGATAGTTTTCACCCCACAGATGCCTTTAACAAAATTATGGCAGCTCATTTGCTTTCAGAAGCATCCCCTCTTCTATCTTAA